The Bacillaceae bacterium IKA-2 DNA window GAACGACGCGAAATTGATCTAAAAGATGTTTCAAAACATTTAATCAATGCAATCATTGCAACAGAAGATGAGTATTTCTTTGAACACGAGGGGATCGTACCCAAAGCTATATTTCGAGCAACTTATCAAGAATTTTCAAACTCTTCTGTTCAAACTGGTGGAAGTACTTTGACACAACAGTTAATAAAAAATCAAATTTTGACAAATGAGGTTTCATTTGATCGTAAAGCTAAGGAAATCTTATTGGCAATGCGACTAGAAAACTTTTTTGAAAAAGAGGAAATTTTAGAAGCGTATTTAAATGTGGTTCCTTTCGGACGAAATGCAAACGGTAGAAATATTGCCGGAGCTCAATCAGCTGCCCTAGGGATTTTTGGGGTAGCAGCGAAAGAATTATCAATACCACAAGCTGCATATATAGCGGGGTTACCGCAGAGTCCATTTGGATACACACCATTTTTATCACAAGGTGGTGGAGTAAAGGAAAGTCTTGAACCCTCATTAAACAGGATGAAAACTGTTTTAACAAGAATGAGGGATAAAGGTTACATTACAGAAAGGCAGTATAAAAAAGCGTTAAAGTATGATATTAGGGCTAATTTAACAGAGCGTTCTCCTTCCATCCATGAGAAATATCCACACTTAACTGCTGAAATAATTCGGCGAACCGAAGTCATTTTAAGAGATAGACTTTTAGAAGCCGATGGTATTAAGCTAACAAATATTGAGGATGATGATGAAAGAAAAGAAAAATCAAATCAATATCAGCTGTTAGCAAGTCAAGAAATGAGACGTAATGGCTATAATATCTATACTACAATTGAAAAAGACATCTATGATGCTCATCAAGAGATTGCCAAAGACAACTCATTATTTCCTCAACTAAGAGACTCAACAGGAAAGCCTATTGAAGTTGGTGCAGTCTTATTAGAAAACAAAACTGGGGCAATCAAAAGCTTTGTTGCTGGAAGATATTCTACAGAAGATGATCTATTAAATCGCGCAACACAAGGCGGACGTCCTAACGGTTCGACGATGAAATCAATTCTTGCCTATGCACCTGCTTTTGAACTTGGACTTGTCCAGCCTGGATCAATACTTCCAGACACAGAATTGATTTATGGCAATCCTCCTCAGACATTAACGAACTGGGATGACAACTACATGGGGCTACTTACAGTAAGAGAGTCGCTACAACGGTCTAGAAATATTCCCGCGGTTAGAAGTCTAGGTTTGGTACCTACCGATTATGCACAAGAAAAGGTACGCGAAATGGGATTTAATTTTAATGTAGTACCATCTAGTGCGTTAGGTCCCCATAACACAACAGTTGAGCAGAACACCGTTGCATATATGGCACTTGCAAATGGTGGTAACTTAATCGATTCTTACATGATTGAAAAGATCGAAACCAAAGATGGAGAACTAATCTATGAGCATAAACCTAAAGAGACAAAGGTATACTCAGAACAAACAGCTTATTTAGTCACTGATATATTACGTGATGTATTAAATGTACCAGGAACAGCCTCTCGCTTACCTGCAATGTTAAAATTCAGTTCGGACATTGCTGGTAAAACAGGAACATCAAACGAAACCCGTGACTCATGGTTTGTGGGATATAACCCTAATTTTACAATGGGTGTTTGGA harbors:
- a CDS encoding transglycosylase domain-containing protein, with the protein product MEDKHSNRRFSIKTIVDFLNERKFLKGFRITYQVVWNLLLFFFIGLVSVVLFVGGAGAGFFASLVIDEPIRSTEEMRLDIYNYEEVTEFYFANDVYLGDLPSDLERREIDLKDVSKHLINAIIATEDEYFFEHEGIVPKAIFRATYQEFSNSSVQTGGSTLTQQLIKNQILTNEVSFDRKAKEILLAMRLENFFEKEEILEAYLNVVPFGRNANGRNIAGAQSAALGIFGVAAKELSIPQAAYIAGLPQSPFGYTPFLSQGGGVKESLEPSLNRMKTVLTRMRDKGYITERQYKKALKYDIRANLTERSPSIHEKYPHLTAEIIRRTEVILRDRLLEADGIKLTNIEDDDERKEKSNQYQLLASQEMRRNGYNIYTTIEKDIYDAHQEIAKDNSLFPQLRDSTGKPIEVGAVLLENKTGAIKSFVAGRYSTEDDLLNRATQGGRPNGSTMKSILAYAPAFELGLVQPGSILPDTELIYGNPPQTLTNWDDNYMGLLTVRESLQRSRNIPAVRSLGLVPTDYAQEKVREMGFNFNVVPSSALGPHNTTVEQNTVAYMALANGGNLIDSYMIEKIETKDGELIYEHKPKETKVYSEQTAYLVTDILRDVLNVPGTASRLPAMLKFSSDIAGKTGTSNETRDSWFVGYNPNFTMGVWIGFDYNESMGKVTSIGSYTQGIWANLANAAYEIDRDFLLGSNEKFKMPSGIVSLSFCGISGLLPSELCREAGLVKTDLFNSKFVPNKVDDSLERVDYVMLKGEPYRAFENTPNVFTQNGIALKEGYFSDESILEYLPENWGEIIPDRFPEDNGKTPAPISSAKLDGDRLNWSEHPEKNIIGYRVYQAPNGSNVFNVINTVRSDKELSMKVNNGPYAYKVTAIDVRGRESPPSVSIISGDWQKELPKPPKEIIPDKKTDEAPKDDEEENPGKPPKKEPKDDEKQNPGKPPKKEPKDDEDEVITEPIDD